The Arachis duranensis cultivar V14167 chromosome 2, aradu.V14167.gnm2.J7QH, whole genome shotgun sequence genome has a window encoding:
- the LOC107473332 gene encoding probable disease resistance protein At4g27220, which translates to MAAFIPIPDFLQQRLIDAAIDFVKNQCDYVWDYETRFVELRNAAETLKKDKTWVQDKAKEEEGRYGRAIYDYVHKWFAQVDDVVAEYDKFKREHDSNDGYPLAIPNVQKRHHRSKIAEEMKVKVEEVQKDKPDGISHWQGPLSMGFALPTVDYEELQSRVETMNEITKALEDSSATMIGIHGLAGMGKTTLVIEAANRVQNRESKVFDVVIMANVGKILDIRKTQGQIADMLGIILQEESEYARAIRIKEKLKKEKNALIILDDVYAKIDLDMLGIPSQSADDKQKNLLLKEGKSFGNVDQTKAETNQTDGPSFMKQNTLSEDAKTEDTSIGSSKLKAEENYKGCKVLLISEVKQVLSQMDVKPNYMFLVNTINVDDAKKLFMTKVRIDYKNSELEYLAAEIAKKCYGLPMSIVTTAKALKNQNHLKRLKGRS; encoded by the exons ATGGCTGCTTTTATACCGATACCTGATTTTTTGCAACAACGTTTGATCGACGCAGCAATTGACTTTGTAAAGAATCAATGTGATTACGTGTGGGATTATGAGACAAGATTCGTGGAGCTAAGGAATGCTGCAGAGACTCTCAAGAAAGATAAAACATGGGTGCAGGATAAAGCCAAGGAAGAAGAAGGCCGATATGGAAGAGCAATATATGATTATGTTCATAAGTGGTTCGCCCAGGTGGATGACGTTGTTGCTGAATATGACAAGTTCAAACGAGAACACGATAGCAATGATGGGTATCCCCTTGCTATTCCTAACGTGCAGAAAAGGCATCATCGCAGCAAAATAGCAGAGGAAATGAAAGTGAAGGTTGAAGAAGTGCAAAAGGACAAGCCTGATGGTATATCTCACTGGCAGGGCCCACTTTCCATGGGGTTTGCGCTTCCTACTGTTGACTATGAAGAGCTCCAATCGAGAGTAGAAACTATGAATGAAATCACTAAAGCACTGGAAGACTCGAGTGCTACAATGATCGGTATTCACGGGCTAGCTGGTATGGGGAAGACCACTTTGGTCATAGAAGCCGCTAACAGAGTTCAAAATCGAGAATCTAAAGTATTCGATGTGGTGATTATGGCAAACGTGGGCAAAATTCTAGACATCAGAAAGACCCAAGGGCAGATAGCTGACATGTTGGGGATTATATTACAGGAGGAGA GTGAATATGCAAGAGCGATCCGCatcaaagagaaattgaagaaagagaagaatgcTCTTATAATCCTTGATGACGTGTATGCAAAAATTGACTTGGATATGTTGGGGATTCCATCACAGAGTGCTGATGACAAGCAAAAGAATCTCCTTCTCAAAGAAGGAAAATCTTTTGGCAATGTGGATCAAACTAAGGCGGAGACAAACCAAACCGATGGACCCTCTTTTATGAAACAGAATACATTATCAGAGGATGCCAAAACAGAAGACACCTCCATTGGTTCTAGTAAATTGAAAGCAGAAGAAAATTACAAAGGGTGTAAGGTTTTGCTGATTTCTGAGGTGAAACAAGTCTTGAGCCAAATGGATGTGAAACCAAATTACATGTTCCTCGTGAACACCATAAATGTTGATGATGCAAAGAAATTGTTCATGACAAAAGTTAGAATAGACTACAAAAACTCTGAGCTCGAATATCTAGCAGCTGAAATCGCCAAGAAGTGTTACGGCTTGCCCATGTCAATAGTCACAACTGCAAAGGCATTGAAAAACCAAAACCACTTAAAACGCTTGAAAGGCAGAAGCTGA